Proteins encoded in a region of the Zunongwangia endophytica genome:
- a CDS encoding OsmC family protein has product MTAKVTYLGNLRTEAEHLQSSTKIITDAPVDNHGLGESFSPTDAVATALATCMLTIMGIKAEAMDISIKGATAEVIKTMASEPRRISKIEVKLTLESDLEDKDRKILQNAAKTCPVFYSLHPDIEKDIQFIYA; this is encoded by the coding sequence ATGACAGCAAAAGTAACATACTTAGGGAATTTAAGGACTGAGGCAGAACATCTGCAAAGCAGTACTAAAATAATAACAGATGCTCCAGTTGATAATCATGGTTTAGGAGAGTCTTTTTCGCCAACCGATGCTGTAGCGACCGCTTTAGCTACCTGTATGCTAACAATTATGGGTATTAAGGCTGAAGCAATGGATATTTCCATTAAAGGAGCAACTGCTGAAGTTATCAAAACAATGGCGAGTGAGCCTAGACGTATTTCTAAAATCGAAGTAAAGCTAACTTTAGAATCAGATTTGGAGGATAAGGATAGAAAGATTTTACAGAATGCCGCCAAAACCTGTCCTGTGTTTTACAGTTTACATCCTGATATTGAAAAAGATATTCAGTTTATTTATGCATAG